From the Blattabacterium cuenoti genome, one window contains:
- the rpsT gene encoding 30S ribosomal protein S20, giving the protein MANHLSSFKRIRQNYVRRLRNRYVHKSTKTAIKKLLQNKNKKDLHLVISMIDKLSKKKIIHINKASRWKNKLLKKLSL; this is encoded by the coding sequence ATGGCAAACCACTTATCTTCTTTTAAGAGAATTAGACAAAATTATGTAAGGCGATTACGTAATAGATATGTACATAAAAGTACAAAAACAGCTATAAAAAAATTATTACAGAATAAAAATAAAAAAGATTTGCATTTAGTAATATCTATGATCGACAAACTATCTAAAAAAAAAATTATTCATATTAATAAAGCTTCCAGATGGAAAAATAAATTATTAAAAAAACTTTCTTTATAA
- a CDS encoding 3-phosphoshikimate 1-carboxyvinyltransferase produces MYSYINVCKKTDNLHGSIYITGSKSISNRLLILKAIYGNDIYIDNISDCDDTNILKKSLISTSNILDINHAGTAMRFLTSYLSIQEKKEVILTGSNRMKERPISVLVDSLIKLGAKIDYLEKIGFPPIKIFGKKILGGKITIDAKISSQYISSLMLIASKFENGLKIFLENHITSLPYIKMTFDLLISSGIIATWTNKMIHIYPGKKIGKKYFKVESDWSSASYYYSMVSISKNSNVTLYSYNKKSLQGDKMISTIYKKYFGISTIFNNNEIKLVKNINFYHKKYIELNLNETPDIAQTIAVTCASLGIKCKLKGLETLRIKETDRLEALKKELLKFGIITNITNYDFEIKDFYKNYKEKKLPIEVKTYQDHRMAMSFTTFALCCFSLKIEEPYVVNKSYPNFWKDLKHLSFSITM; encoded by the coding sequence ATGTATTCTTATATTAATGTTTGCAAAAAAACTGATAATTTACATGGTTCTATATATATAACCGGTTCAAAAAGTATCTCTAATAGACTTTTAATTTTAAAAGCTATTTATGGAAACGATATTTATATAGATAATATTTCAGATTGTGATGATACAAATATTTTGAAAAAAAGTTTAATTAGCACTTCAAATATATTGGATATAAATCATGCTGGAACTGCAATGCGCTTTTTAACTTCTTATTTATCTATACAAGAAAAAAAAGAAGTCATTCTAACTGGATCAAATAGAATGAAAGAAAGACCAATTTCTGTTCTTGTAGATTCTTTAATAAAATTAGGAGCTAAAATTGATTATTTAGAAAAAATAGGTTTTCCTCCAATTAAAATATTTGGAAAAAAAATATTAGGAGGTAAAATTACAATAGATGCAAAAATAAGTAGTCAGTATATTAGTTCTTTAATGTTAATAGCTAGTAAATTTGAAAATGGATTAAAAATATTTTTAGAAAACCACATAACATCTCTTCCTTATATAAAAATGACATTTGATTTATTAATATCTTCAGGCATTATAGCAACTTGGACAAACAAAATGATTCATATTTATCCAGGAAAGAAAATTGGTAAAAAATATTTCAAAGTAGAATCTGATTGGAGTTCTGCTTCATATTATTATTCTATGGTAAGTATTTCTAAAAATAGTAATGTTACTTTATATTCATATAATAAAAAAAGTTTACAAGGAGATAAAATGATTTCCACTATATATAAAAAATATTTTGGAATATCAACTATATTTAATAATAATGAAATAAAATTGGTAAAAAATATTAATTTTTATCATAAAAAATATATAGAATTAAATTTAAATGAAACACCTGATATTGCACAAACTATTGCAGTTACTTGTGCTTCCCTCGGAATAAAATGTAAATTAAAAGGATTAGAAACTTTAAGAATCAAAGAAACGGATAGATTAGAAGCTTTGAAAAAAGAACTACTAAAATTTGGAATTATAACAAACATTACAAATTATGATTTTGAAATTAAAGATTTTTATAAAAATTATAAAGAAAAAAAATTACCTATAGAAGTTAAAACATATCAAGATCATAGAATGGCTATGTCTTTTACAACTTTTGCATTATGTTGTTTTTCTTTAAAAATAGAAGAACCATATGTAGTAAATAAGTCGTATCCTAATTTTTGGAAAGATTTAAAACATTTAAGTTTTTCAATTACAATGTAA
- a CDS encoding transketolase family protein produces the protein MKIYKSFELKETRAGFGKALTFLGEKNRRIVALCADLTNSLFMNEFSKKYPERFFQIGIAEANMIGIAAGLSIAEYIPFVGTFANFATSRVYDQIRQSISYSNKNVKICASHSGLTLGEDGATHQSLEDIGLMKMLPGMTVINTCDYNQTYAATIAISVFSGPIYLRFGRPKVTNFTDKNQIFEIGKAIVLTEGKDVTIVSTGHLVWEALEASKLLYEKKGIESEVINIHTIKPLDESTILKSINKTKCIVTAEEHNYFGGLGESIARILTTNNCCIPQNFVAVNDTFGESGKPLELLKKYNIDRNAIIDNVNIVLERKEKIKKL, from the coding sequence ATGAAAATATACAAAAGTTTTGAATTAAAAGAAACAAGAGCAGGATTTGGAAAAGCTTTAACTTTTCTAGGTGAAAAAAATAGAAGAATTGTTGCTTTATGTGCAGATCTGACTAATTCTTTATTTATGAATGAATTTTCAAAAAAATATCCTGAACGATTTTTTCAAATTGGAATAGCAGAAGCAAATATGATTGGTATAGCAGCGGGATTGAGTATTGCAGAATATATTCCTTTTGTTGGAACATTTGCAAATTTTGCAACTTCTAGAGTATACGATCAAATTAGACAATCTATTTCTTATTCTAATAAAAATGTAAAAATATGTGCTTCTCATTCTGGATTAACTTTAGGAGAAGATGGTGCTACTCATCAAAGTTTAGAAGATATAGGATTAATGAAAATGTTACCTGGAATGACTGTTATTAATACTTGTGATTATAATCAAACATATGCAGCAACAATAGCTATATCTGTATTTTCAGGCCCAATATATTTACGATTTGGGCGCCCTAAAGTAACAAATTTTACAGACAAAAATCAAATATTCGAAATAGGAAAAGCTATAGTTTTAACAGAAGGTAAAGATGTAACTATTGTTAGTACAGGTCATTTAGTTTGGGAAGCACTGGAAGCTTCTAAATTATTATATGAAAAAAAAGGAATTGAAAGTGAAGTAATAAATATACATACTATTAAACCATTAGATGAATCTACAATATTAAAATCTATTAATAAAACTAAATGTATTGTAACTGCTGAAGAACATAATTATTTTGGAGGATTAGGTGAAAGTATTGCAAGAATTTTGACAACTAATAATTGTTGTATCCCCCAAAATTTTGTTGCAGTTAATGATACTTTTGGAGAAAGTGGAAAGCCCCTAGAACTATTAAAAAAATATAATATTGATCGTAATGCTATAATAGATAATGTAAATATTGTTTTGGAAAGAAAAGAAAAAATAAAAAAATTATAA
- a CDS encoding transketolase, translating into MNVSYLNDLCCQIRRDILRMVNDAKSGHPGGSLGCVEYFVALYKKIMNYNPKKFTMKGKGEDLFFLSNGHISPVYYSILARTGFFSVKELSSFRKLNSRLQGHPSVNKNLPGIRISSGSLGQGMSVAIGSALAKKLEREFDSLVYSLHGDGELNEGQIWEAVLYAGSRNIDNYIATVDYNGQQIDGSTNKVLPLGNLKKKFESFGWDVIEELEGNNIVSVINVLKNARKRTKKNKPVIIILYTKMGYGVDFMSKDNTWHGKYPNEDELKKALKQLPESFLGDYPIKKNL; encoded by the coding sequence ATGAATGTAAGTTATTTAAATGATTTATGCTGTCAAATACGTAGAGATATATTAAGAATGGTTAATGATGCAAAATCTGGACATCCAGGTGGATCTTTAGGATGTGTAGAATATTTTGTTGCATTATATAAAAAAATTATGAATTATAATCCAAAAAAATTTACTATGAAGGGAAAAGGAGAAGATCTATTTTTTTTATCTAACGGACATATTTCACCAGTATACTACAGTATATTAGCTCGTACAGGTTTTTTCTCAGTTAAAGAACTTTCTTCTTTTAGAAAATTAAATTCTCGTTTACAAGGACATCCTTCTGTCAATAAAAATTTACCTGGTATACGAATTTCTTCTGGATCACTTGGACAAGGGATGTCTGTAGCTATTGGTTCCGCTTTAGCAAAAAAATTAGAAAGAGAGTTTGATTCATTAGTTTATAGTTTACATGGAGATGGTGAATTAAATGAAGGACAAATTTGGGAAGCAGTATTGTATGCTGGATCTAGAAATATAGATAATTATATTGCAACTGTAGATTATAATGGACAACAAATAGATGGATCAACAAATAAAGTTTTACCTCTTGGAAATCTTAAAAAAAAATTTGAATCTTTTGGATGGGATGTAATAGAAGAATTAGAAGGAAATAACATTGTAAGTGTAATTAATGTTTTAAAAAACGCAAGAAAAAGAACAAAAAAAAACAAACCAGTTATTATAATATTGTATACAAAAATGGGATATGGAGTTGATTTTATGAGTAAAGATAATACTTGGCATGGAAAATATCCTAATGAAGATGAATTAAAAAAAGCTCTTAAACAATTACCTGAAAGTTTCTTAGGGGACTATCCAATAAAAAAAAATTTATAA
- the smpB gene encoding SsrA-binding protein SmpB, translating to MSISILIVNRKARFKYHFLEYYVAGIELLGTEVKSIKKKKVNITESFCKIINGELFSVNMYIAEYEFGKINNHEPNRIRKLLLNKKELIRINKKLINPGITIIPIELFFSKKGYIKMKIVLAKGKKDYDKREILKKKYLTREMKQFFN from the coding sequence ATGAGTATTAGTATACTAATAGTAAATAGAAAAGCAAGATTTAAATATCATTTTTTAGAATATTATGTTGCTGGGATTGAATTACTTGGAACAGAAGTAAAATCTATAAAGAAAAAAAAAGTAAATATAACAGAAAGTTTTTGTAAAATAATAAATGGAGAATTATTTTCAGTAAATATGTATATCGCTGAATATGAATTTGGAAAGATCAATAATCATGAACCAAACAGAATTAGAAAATTATTATTAAATAAAAAAGAATTGATTAGAATTAATAAAAAATTAATAAATCCAGGAATAACTATAATACCAATAGAATTGTTTTTTAGTAAAAAAGGTTATATAAAAATGAAAATAGTTTTAGCAAAAGGTAAAAAAGATTATGATAAACGTGAAATTTTAAAGAAAAAATATTTAACAAGAGAAATGAAACAATTTTTTAATTAA
- a CDS encoding outer membrane beta-barrel protein has product MNFFIIILLFTFFSSSSVFSNSKEKESEENLYLRLGTHDVNYFPTNSPFKGNFDKKYHSIDPVISNVGLGYDINKYVGICLDASLGLVDNRRWDIEDSLFINLTKGVTFHVYPNHKIDPYIRIGGGYHKFNKYVDKELSISEKHLFKTENKNFAVVDGGLGVNFWMIPNLGLNLQSTYNHVFENKSPNYLDFWKHNIGLIFRFGSLHDIDDIIKNRNTNILYKKNKNKKVSSIDNKYEHKHSVIHSNKGKSKKTKTTTNKKNKSISKTKILNTNTNTTNTNNSNVNCCNNDNKNSRDKNKVIIDNENSDDNNIINSKNNNEIINLNSDIDKDGVLDKDDLCPKTYGLKEFQGCPESVYVKKNPTVPTKNSTTFNFTPSINENIPTIIPNGKTIPSILNTNVKKTIVKEIIKPKAKGKGVIISNKNIPKNISNVNKGKNKVISSKNKTPKGIKTKSSRGRVPVRGRGRVPVRGRGRAPVRGRGRATVRGRGRSPVRGRGRAPVRGRGRAPVRGRGRAPVRGRGRAPVRGRGRAPVRGRGRAPVRGRVSIRGKSAVRRKTPVRRKAQIRRKAPVRRKALVRRKVPVRRRTPVRRKAPVRKRVPVRRKTPVRRRGKNVVRRRGKNVVRGRGKSVVRGRGKSVVRGKNIVRGRGKSVVRGRGKSVVRGRGKGVVRGRGKGVVRGRRKSVVKGRRKSIVRGRRKSVVRGRRKNVVRGRRKNIVRGRVRSRVITKKNRKITTNTKEKKISSSNNNKNNKNKNQTITKKTDTNNKTKKNK; this is encoded by the coding sequence ATGAATTTTTTTATTATTATTTTGTTATTTACTTTTTTTTCTTCTAGTTCTGTTTTTTCTAATTCGAAAGAAAAAGAATCTGAAGAAAATTTGTATTTGCGATTAGGAACACATGATGTAAATTATTTTCCTACTAATTCGCCTTTTAAAGGTAATTTTGATAAAAAGTACCATAGTATTGATCCAGTAATTTCAAATGTTGGATTAGGATATGATATAAACAAATATGTTGGAATTTGCTTAGATGCATCATTAGGATTGGTAGATAATCGAAGATGGGATATAGAAGATTCTTTATTTATTAACCTTACTAAAGGTGTAACCTTCCATGTATATCCAAACCATAAAATTGATCCTTATATTAGAATAGGTGGAGGTTATCACAAATTTAATAAATATGTAGATAAAGAATTATCAATTTCAGAAAAACATCTATTTAAAACTGAAAATAAAAACTTTGCTGTAGTAGATGGAGGATTAGGTGTAAATTTTTGGATGATTCCAAATTTAGGATTGAATTTACAAAGTACATATAATCATGTATTTGAAAATAAATCTCCAAATTATTTAGATTTTTGGAAACACAATATTGGATTAATTTTCCGTTTTGGTAGTTTACATGATATAGATGATATAATAAAAAATAGAAATACTAACATATTATATAAAAAAAATAAAAACAAAAAAGTAAGTTCAATTGATAATAAATATGAACATAAACATTCTGTTATTCACAGTAATAAAGGAAAATCTAAAAAAACTAAAACTACTACTAATAAAAAGAATAAATCTATTTCTAAAACTAAAATATTAAATACTAATACTAATACTACTAATACTAATAATAGTAACGTTAATTGTTGTAATAATGATAATAAAAATTCAAGAGATAAAAATAAGGTAATAATTGATAATGAAAATAGTGATGATAATAATATTATCAATAGTAAAAACAATAATGAAATAATTAACTTAAATTCAGATATAGATAAAGATGGCGTTTTAGATAAAGATGATTTATGTCCAAAAACATATGGATTAAAAGAATTTCAAGGTTGTCCAGAATCTGTTTATGTTAAAAAAAATCCTACTGTCCCAACTAAAAATAGTACAACATTTAATTTTACTCCTTCTATAAATGAAAATATTCCTACTATAATTCCAAATGGGAAAACTATCCCATCTATTCTAAATACTAATGTAAAAAAAACAATAGTTAAAGAAATTATTAAACCTAAAGCTAAAGGAAAAGGAGTAATAATATCAAATAAAAATATTCCAAAAAATATTTCTAATGTAAATAAAGGAAAGAATAAAGTAATAAGTTCTAAAAATAAAACACCTAAAGGAATTAAAACTAAAAGTAGTAGAGGAAGAGTTCCAGTTAGAGGAAGAGGAAGAGTTCCAGTTAGAGGAAGAGGAAGAGCTCCAGTTAGAGGAAGAGGAAGAGCTACAGTTAGAGGAAGAGGAAGATCCCCAGTTAGAGGAAGAGGAAGGGCCCCAGTTAGAGGAAGAGGAAGAGCCCCAGTTAGAGGAAGAGGAAGGGCCCCAGTTAGAGGAAGAGGAAGGGCCCCAGTTAGAGGAAGAGGAAGAGCCCCAGTTAGAGGAAGAGGAAGAGCCCCAGTTAGAGGAAGAGTCTCAATTAGAGGAAAATCAGCAGTTAGAAGAAAAACACCAGTTAGAAGAAAAGCACAAATTAGAAGAAAAGCACCAGTTAGAAGAAAAGCACTAGTTAGAAGAAAAGTACCAGTTAGAAGAAGAACTCCAGTTAGAAGAAAAGCACCAGTTAGAAAAAGAGTCCCAGTTAGAAGAAAAACACCAGTTAGAAGAAGAGGTAAAAATGTAGTTAGAAGAAGAGGTAAAAATGTAGTTAGAGGAAGAGGTAAAAGTGTAGTTAGAGGAAGAGGTAAGAGTGTAGTTAGAGGTAAAAATATAGTTAGAGGAAGAGGTAAAAGTGTAGTTAGAGGAAGAGGTAAAAGTGTAGTTAGAGGAAGAGGTAAAGGTGTAGTTAGAGGAAGAGGTAAAGGTGTAGTTAGAGGAAGAAGAAAAAGTGTGGTCAAAGGAAGAAGAAAAAGTATAGTTAGAGGAAGAAGAAAAAGTGTAGTTAGAGGAAGAAGAAAAAATGTAGTTAGAGGAAGAAGAAAAAATATAGTTAGAGGAAGAGTAAGAAGTAGAGTAATAACTAAAAAAAATAGAAAGATAACTACTAATACTAAAGAAAAAAAAATAAGTAGTAGTAATAACAACAAAAACAACAAAAATAAAAATCAAACTATAACAAAAAAAACAGATACAAATAATAAAACAAAAAAAAACAAATAA
- the tatC gene encoding twin-arginine translocase subunit TatC has protein sequence MCEEKQFPFWEHIEELRKHIIHCFFAIVITTIVLMNNKNIIFDSIIFGPAKKDFITYRLFSNFTRNFLGFNFKPILFLSKNLEIQNRKIFGQFNTYIFTCIIGGIILSFPYILYEFWRFVKPALSKKEKKYSKGIIGIISLLFISGVLFGYYILFPFLINFGYFFKISSLPKNIFDLSDYISLIIYSVFSMGIIFLFPFFIFFLSKIKIISYIFLKKNRKYAILIMLIIASAITPGDILSTIIVFVPLLILYEISIYISYYAIKK, from the coding sequence ATGTGTGAAGAAAAACAATTTCCATTTTGGGAACATATTGAAGAACTTAGAAAACATATTATACATTGTTTTTTTGCTATTGTTATTACTACAATTGTTTTAATGAATAATAAAAACATTATATTTGATAGTATCATCTTCGGTCCAGCTAAAAAAGATTTTATTACTTATCGTTTATTTTCTAATTTTACAAGAAATTTTTTAGGATTTAATTTTAAACCTATCTTATTTTTATCTAAAAACTTGGAAATTCAAAATAGGAAAATATTTGGGCAATTTAATACATACATATTTACTTGTATTATAGGTGGAATAATTTTATCATTTCCATATATTTTATATGAGTTTTGGAGGTTTGTAAAACCTGCACTTTCTAAAAAAGAGAAAAAATATTCTAAAGGAATTATAGGGATAATATCACTATTATTTATTAGTGGGGTATTATTTGGATACTATATATTATTTCCATTTTTAATTAATTTTGGATATTTTTTCAAAATTAGTTCATTACCTAAAAATATTTTTGATTTATCTGATTATATTTCTTTGATTATATATTCTGTTTTTTCTATGGGTATTATTTTTTTATTTCCATTTTTCATATTTTTTTTATCTAAAATAAAAATAATATCTTATATTTTTTTAAAAAAAAATAGAAAGTATGCTATACTTATAATGTTAATTATTGCTTCTGCAATTACTCCTGGAGATATTTTAAGTACAATTATAGTTTTTGTTCCTCTTTTAATTTTATATGAAATTAGTATATATATTTCTTATTATGCAATAAAAAAATAA
- a CDS encoding DUF933 domain-containing protein, producing MKCGIIGLPNIGKSTFFNIISNSRVLSENFPFCTIEPNYGIIKIPDNRLKVLNNIVNSTKITPSEIKIIDIAGLIKGAHKGEGLGNKFLSHIREINVIIHMIRFFDNTEISHVEGTVDPIRDKEIVDMELQLKDLETVENTLKKIYKKKQLYEYKNFLKNIISFLKKGQNIRSYPFTKEYEKEYANRLQLLTIKPILYIYNISELNKKTIFYIEDIKKIIEKQNSDLYVFPLKNVTPHDIEKIMKKIQNLLHLQNFFTVGKNEIRSWIVPTPCTAYEASSYIHTDIQKGFIKAEIIHYNDYITYKSKEKIKTLGKILIVGKKSLINDGDIIHFKFR from the coding sequence ATGAAATGTGGAATTATTGGTCTTCCTAATATTGGAAAATCTACATTTTTTAATATTATTTCTAATTCTAGAGTACTATCAGAAAATTTTCCATTTTGTACTATAGAACCTAATTATGGAATTATAAAGATTCCAGATAATAGATTAAAAGTACTAAACAATATAGTAAATTCTACTAAAATTACTCCATCTGAAATAAAAATAATAGATATAGCTGGATTAATTAAAGGAGCTCATAAGGGAGAAGGTTTAGGAAATAAATTTTTATCTCATATAAGAGAAATTAATGTAATAATTCATATGATAAGATTTTTTGATAATACAGAAATTTCTCATGTAGAAGGGACGGTAGATCCTATTAGAGATAAGGAAATTGTAGATATGGAATTACAGTTAAAAGATTTAGAAACTGTGGAAAATACTTTAAAAAAAATTTATAAAAAAAAACAATTATATGAATATAAAAATTTTTTGAAAAATATTATATCTTTTTTAAAAAAAGGACAAAATATTAGATCATACCCATTTACTAAAGAATATGAAAAAGAATATGCAAACAGGTTGCAGTTATTAACTATAAAACCAATACTTTACATATATAATATCTCAGAATTAAATAAAAAAACTATTTTTTATATAGAAGATATAAAAAAAATAATAGAAAAACAAAATTCAGATCTTTATGTTTTTCCTTTAAAAAATGTTACCCCACATGACATAGAAAAAATAATGAAAAAAATACAAAACTTACTACATTTACAAAATTTTTTTACAGTAGGAAAAAATGAAATTCGATCATGGATAGTTCCAACTCCATGTACTGCTTATGAAGCATCTTCTTATATTCATACAGATATACAAAAAGGATTTATAAAAGCTGAAATTATACACTATAATGATTACATTACATACAAATCAAAAGAAAAAATAAAAACATTAGGAAAAATACTTATAGTAGGAAAAAAATCATTAATTAATGATGGTGATATTATTCACTTCAAATTTAGGTAA
- a CDS encoding zinc-binding metallopeptidase family protein produces MKKNYLIDSESFEFIENYLNSFSPSGEENQGQKIWMDYINSYVEKINVDLFGTAVGVINSDNSYKLVIEAHADEISWYVNYITKDGIIYVSRNGGSDHQIATSKKVVIHTEKGIIYGVFGWPAIHTRKSFEEKYPKIENIFVDIGVSSKEEAINMGVHVGCIITYPDKFFVMNNNYFVSRALDNKIGGFIIAEVARLITKNNVNLKYGLYVVNSVQEEIGLKGAKMISRNIKPNVAIVTDVTHDTSISMIDEKIEGDIKCGLGPVIVYSQSIKRKIRNFIIETANNNKIEFQRLVTSRLTGTDVDAFAYSNKGVLSALISLPLKYMHTTVEMVHKRDVEKTISLIFETLLEINRNFENFFIT; encoded by the coding sequence ATGAAAAAAAATTATTTAATTGATTCAGAATCTTTTGAGTTTATTGAAAATTATTTAAATAGTTTTTCACCATCAGGTGAAGAAAATCAAGGACAAAAAATATGGATGGATTATATTAATTCTTACGTAGAGAAAATAAATGTAGATTTATTCGGTACAGCAGTAGGAGTTATAAATTCAGATAATTCATATAAATTGGTTATTGAAGCACATGCTGATGAAATATCGTGGTATGTAAATTATATAACAAAAGATGGTATTATCTATGTATCTCGTAATGGAGGTTCAGATCATCAAATTGCTACATCTAAAAAAGTAGTAATACATACAGAAAAAGGTATAATATATGGAGTATTTGGATGGCCTGCAATTCATACTAGAAAATCTTTTGAAGAAAAATATCCTAAAATAGAAAATATTTTTGTTGATATAGGAGTATCAAGTAAAGAAGAAGCCATAAATATGGGAGTTCATGTAGGATGTATTATTACTTATCCTGATAAATTTTTTGTTATGAACAACAATTATTTTGTTTCTAGAGCATTAGATAATAAAATAGGAGGGTTTATTATTGCAGAAGTTGCTAGATTAATAACTAAAAACAATGTTAATTTAAAATATGGGTTATATGTTGTAAATTCTGTTCAAGAAGAAATTGGACTAAAAGGTGCAAAAATGATTTCTAGAAATATTAAGCCTAATGTAGCTATTGTTACAGATGTTACACATGATACTTCAATTTCTATGATTGATGAAAAAATTGAAGGAGATATAAAATGTGGATTAGGACCTGTTATTGTGTATTCTCAATCTATAAAAAGAAAAATTCGTAATTTTATTATTGAAACTGCTAATAACAATAAAATAGAATTTCAACGTTTAGTAACATCTAGATTAACAGGAACTGATGTTGATGCTTTTGCTTATTCAAATAAAGGGGTCTTATCTGCTTTAATATCACTTCCACTTAAATATATGCATACTACAGTAGAAATGGTTCATAAAAGAGATGTTGAGAAAACTATATCATTAATTTTTGAAACTTTATTAGAAATTAATAGAAATTTTGAAAATTTTTTCATTACCTAA
- the dapF gene encoding diaminopimelate epimerase, with product MKFNFFKLNGTGNDFILIDERKYEIKDKNHFLLKKLCNRNFGIGADGIIIIKKDYEYESDFYMKYYNSNGKESTMCGNGGRCAIFFCNKFGDYNNEKEKKEFYFRSIVGCHHGFTKGNNLVSIRLIDLEKNKIKINSDYVFLNTGSPHHIYFIDKNKKKLEKINVYEEGKRIRYGSPYFNKGVNVNFVQIINNNTVKVRTYERGIENETLSCGTGVVASVIAAYEKKKINTVKKIIVKTMGGDLLVSVDNETNKKYEKIYLTGKVNFVFKGLYYEI from the coding sequence ATGAAATTTAATTTTTTTAAATTAAACGGAACAGGTAATGATTTTATTTTAATAGATGAAAGAAAATATGAAATTAAAGATAAAAATCATTTTTTATTAAAGAAATTATGTAATAGAAATTTTGGAATTGGAGCAGATGGAATAATTATAATTAAAAAAGATTATGAATATGAAAGTGATTTTTATATGAAGTATTATAACTCCAATGGAAAGGAAAGTACAATGTGTGGAAATGGAGGAAGATGTGCTATTTTTTTCTGTAATAAATTTGGTGATTATAATAATGAAAAAGAAAAAAAAGAATTTTACTTTAGATCAATAGTAGGATGTCATCATGGTTTTACTAAAGGTAATAACTTAGTATCCATAAGATTAATAGATTTAGAAAAAAACAAGATAAAAATTAATTCAGATTATGTTTTCTTAAATACTGGATCCCCTCATCATATTTATTTTATAGATAAAAATAAAAAAAAACTAGAAAAAATCAATGTATATGAGGAAGGAAAAAGAATTAGATATGGTTCCCCTTATTTTAACAAAGGTGTAAATGTTAACTTTGTTCAAATAATTAATAATAATACTGTAAAAGTACGTACTTATGAACGTGGAATAGAAAATGAAACTTTATCTTGTGGAACTGGTGTAGTAGCATCAGTAATCGCGGCTTATGAAAAAAAAAAAATAAACACTGTAAAAAAAATTATAGTAAAGACTATGGGAGGTGATTTACTGGTATCTGTTGATAATGAAACAAATAAAAAATATGAAAAAATTTATTTGACTGGAAAAGTTAATTTTGTATTTAAAGGACTTTATTACGAAATATAA